One window of Prunus dulcis unplaced genomic scaffold, ALMONDv2, whole genome shotgun sequence genomic DNA carries:
- the LOC117612538 gene encoding protein NRT1/ PTR FAMILY 5.5-like encodes MISTIAMAVSYLLFWFGFNDYLKNNKEAQAGEHPQVTERENLWTLNKKVRKKKRLRKEIVASWLAFFVFSMVKAAGSTFFFEQISNLKNPIHNYDPAVYFNVLSSFSRYIISFLFPKLIPKRTRVRIGCGMASTVLCCVAAWVVEIHRMRKVTRAGLEDDTFDISMSIFWLVPQFFLLGLMEGLAVDGLIDLLADRVDEEDKEMAKNYGSHTSDLVVGIGKLLTAPISLAFSHRWFNDSINLSRLDKFYRRLTFLSLCSFVYYLYVRFYFYSKDDTHNSAIEEHEQGRNGSGVVEIATV; translated from the coding sequence ATGATTTCAACAATTGCAATGGCAGTTTCTTATTTATTGTTCTGGTTTGGGTTCAACgattatttgaaaaacaataaagaaGCACAAGCAGGGGAGCATCCCCAAGTCACGGAAAGAGAGAACCTTTGGACACTGAACAAAAAGGTGAGGAAGAAAAAACGTTTGCGCAAAGAAATTGTAGCTTCATGGTTGGCCTTCTTTGTATTCAGTATGGTAAAGGCAGCGGGGAGCACCTTCTTTTTCGAACAAATCAgtaacttgaaaaatcccaTCCACAATTATGACCCTGCAGTTTATTTCAATGTGCTTAGCTCCTTTTCGAGGTACATAATCTCATTTCTCTTCCCCAAACTAATTCCAAAGCGAACGCGGGTGAGAATTGGCTGTGGAATGGCTTCTACTGTGTTATGTTGCGTTGCTGCTTGGGTGGTTGAGATCCACAGGATGAGGAAAGTTACGAGGGCAGGGCTTGAAGATGACACTTTTGACATTTCTATGAGCATATTTTGGTTGGTTCCACAGTTCTTCCTGTTAGGACTTATGGAAGGGTTGGCCGTAGATGGATTGATTGATCTTTTGGCTGATAGAGTGGACGAGGAGGATAAAGAAATGGCTAAGAATTATGGATCCCACACCAGCGACTTAGTGGTGGGGATTGGAAAATTACTAACTGCTCCTATTAGCTTAGCATTTAGTCATAGATGGTTCAATGACAGCATAAATCTGAGTCGTCTGGACAAGTTTTACAGACGGCTAACGTTTCTAAGTCTCTGTAGCTTCGTCTACTACTTGTATGTCCGCTTTTACTTTTATAGCAAGGATGACACACATAACTCCGCCATCGAAGAACACGAACAAGGCCGTAATGGAAGTGGAGTTGTGGAAATCGCAACTGTTTAG
- the LOC117612532 gene encoding epoxide hydrolase A-like: protein MMEMDGIEHRTVQVNGINMHIAEKGQGPLILFVHGFPELWYSWRHQITALASLGYRAVAPDLRGFGDTDAPDSPTSYTCLHVVGDLIALLDAIAPDQDKVFVVGHDWGAFIAWYLCLFRPDRVKALVNMSVAFLPRNPQRKSLESLKAVYGDDYYICRFQEPGVIEAEFAKIDTARVMKEFLTYRNPGPLFLPKDKMFGHPVDAPIVLPSWLSEDEVNYYASKFEKTGFTGALNYYRNLDLNWELTAAWTGAQVKVPVKFIVGDQDLTYNSVGTKDFIHKGGFKKYVPLLEEVVVMEGVAHFINQERPDEINKHIHDFFAKFH from the exons ATGATGGAGATGGACGGCATAGAGCACAGAACAGTCCAAGTCAATGGCATAAACATGCACATAGCCGAGAAAGGCCAGGGCCCACTCATCCTCTTCGTCCACGGCTTCCCCGAGCTCTGGTACTCCTGGCGCCACCAGATCACAGCCCTGGCCTCCCTCGGCTACAGAGCCGTGGCGCCGGATCTCCGCGGCTTCGGCGACACGGACGCGCCCGATTCGCCCACCAGCTACACCTGTCTCCACGTGGTCGGAGACCTCATCGCCCTCCTGGACGCCATAGCCCCCGACCAGGACAAGGTGTTCGTGGTTGGCCACGACTGGGGTGCGTTCATTGCTTGGTACCTCTGCTTGTTCCGGCCGGATCGGGTCAAAGCCTTGGTCAACATGAGCGTGGCTTTCCTGCCTAGAAACCCTCAGAGGAAGAGCCTTGAATCTCTAAAAGCTGTTTATGGGGATGACTATTACATCTGCAGATTTCAG GAGCCAGGAGTGATAGAAGCTGAGTTTGCCAAGATTGATACTGCAAGAGTTATGAAGGAATTTCTAACATATCGCAATCCTGGTCCACTTTTCCTGCCTAaagacaaaatgtttggacaTCCCGTAGATGCTCCAATTGTCTTGCCGAGTTGGTTGTCTGAGGATGAAGTCAACTACTATGCCAGCAAATTTGAGAAGACAGGATTCACTGGGGCCTTAAACTACTACAGAAACTTGGACCT AAATTGGGAACTCACTGCTGCATGGACTGGGGCTCAAGTGAAAGTTCCAGTTAAGTTTATTGTGGGGGACCAGGACCTAACTTATAATTCTGTGGGCACCAAGGACTTCATACACAAAGGTGGGTTCAAGAAATATGTGCCTCTTCTGGAAGAGGTAGTTGTAATGGAAGGAGTTGCCCATTTTATCAACCAAGAAAGGCCTGATGAAATCAACAAACACATTCATGACTTCTTCGCAAAATTTCACTAA